From the genome of Salmonella enterica subsp. houtenae serovar Houten:
GGCTCGATGCCTGACGCACAGTGTTTATTGAAACTCTCCATGCCATCGGCCAGCAGGCGCACCGTTTGTAGAAAATTGTGAATAACCATCGGACGATACACGTTGAGCTCAAAGTTGCCCGATGCGCCCCCCATATTGATGGCCACATCGTTACCCATCACCTGGCAGCATAACATCGTTACCGCTTCACACTGGGTCGGGTTCACTTTACCAGGCATAATGGAGCTGCCTGGCTCATTCTCCGGGATAGCGATCTCGCCAATGCCGCAGCGCGGGCCGGACGCCAGCCAGCGAACATCGTTGGCGATTTTCATGAGCGAGGCCGCCAGTCCTTTTAATGCGCCATGCGCCTGTACCAACGCGTCACAGGTCGCCAGCGCTTCGAATTTATTGGGGGCAGTAACAAACGGCGCCGCGGTAATTGTCGCCAGTTCCTCGGCGACGCGCCGGGCATATTCCGGGTGGGTATTGAGTCCTGTCCCCACTGCGGTTCCGCCGAGCGCCAGCTCCGCGACGTGCGGTACACTGTGCTCAATGTGCCGGAGGTTATGTTCCAGCATGGCTACCCAACCGGAAATCTCCTGACCTAAGGTGAGCGGCGTCGCGTCCTGCAGGTGAGTACGGCCAATTTTGACAATATCGGCGAAAGCGTGGGATTTATCGCGAAGCGTATCCGTTAATGCGGATAGTTGCGGGATAAGGTGTTCGCGTAACGCCAGTAACGCCGCCACGTGCATCGCGGTTGGGAAAACATCGTTTGAGCTTTGACTCTTATTGACGTCATCATTAGGATGCACCTTGCGTTCCATACCGCGAACGCCGCCCAAAATTTCACTGGCGCGGTTCGCTAACACTTCATTCATATTCATGTTGCTTTGCGTACCGGACCCGGTCTGCCAAATCGCCAGCGGAAACTCATCAGCATGTTTTCCCGCCAGCACTTCATCAGCCGCCTGGATAATCGCGTTGGCTTTTTCCACCGCCAACAACCCTAAGTCCTGGTTGACCTTCGCAGCGGCGCGCTTGGTCAACGCCAGCGCATGGATGAGCGAGACGGGCATTTTCTCCGTGGAAATCCGAAAATGCTCCAGCGAACGTTGAGTCTGCGCCCCCCACAGTTTATCTGCCGGGACCTCAATCGCGCCCATTGAATCTTTCTCGCGGCGTACCGTTACCATTACCTGCTCCTTACTCAAGTTGATGAGGTCATGTGTCGACATTGCCCACATGTTTGCGGTCTTATGAGTATTAACGATAACAACACAACGGTGTAGACCGGATAAGGCGCTTGCGCCATTCTCCGGCAAAATAGCGAATAATGTTACCGCCCCGCAGGGCGGCGATGTTACTTAACGCAGCGTGCGCACTGCGATGTCTGAATCTGCTGGAAGAAATCGTTGCCTTTATCATCCACCAGAATAAAGGCCGGAAAATCCTCCACTTCAATTTTCCAGATAGCCTCCATGCCCAGTTCAGGATACTCCACACACTCCAGGCGCTTGATACTCCCCTGCGCCAGAACGGCTGCCGGGCCGCCGATACTGCCCAGGTAGAAGCCGCCATGTTTCTTACAGGCATCGGTCACCTGCTGGCTGCGGTTGCCTTTCGCCAGCATGATCATACTGCCCCCCTGCGACTGGAGCTGATCAACATAAGAGTCCATCCGCCCTGCGGTCGTCGGCCCAAGCGACCCGGAAGCGTACCCCTCCGGCGTTTTTGCCGGCCCCGCATAATAGATAGGATGATCTTTGATGTACTGCGGCAGACCTTCGCCTCTGTCCATCCGTTCTTTCAGTTTAGCGTGCGCAATGTCGCGGCCCACAATAATCGTGCCGTTCAGCGACAGGCGCGTTGATACGGGATACTGCGACAGTTGCTGCAATATCTCACTCATGGGGCGGTTAAGATCAACGCGTACCGCCTCGCCCTCTCCCGCCTGGCGCAGCGCCTGCGGAATATATTGACCTGGATTACGCTCCAGCTTCTCGATCCAAATCCCTTCCCGGTTGATCTTCGCTTTAATGTTTCGATCCGCGGAGCAAGACACGCCCATACCTACCGGACACGACGCCCCGTGGCGCGGCAATCGGATAACACGAATATCGTGAGCGAAATACTTGCCGCCGAACTGCGCGCCTAAGCCAAGATTTTGCGCCTCAAGCAACAATGCTTTTTCCAGCTCAATATCGCGGAATGCCTGTCCGTGTTCATTTCCTTCGGTCGGTAGCGCATCATAGTATTTTGCCGAGGACAGCTTAACGGTTTTCAGGTTCGCTTCCGCCGACGTGCCGCCAATAACAAACGCGATGTGATATGGCGGACAGGCGGCGGTGCCCAGCGTACGCATCTTATCGACGAGATAATTTTTGAGCTTACCCGGCGTCAGTAGCGCTTTCGTTTCCTGATAGAGATACGTTTTATTCGCCGAACCACCGCCTTTAGCGATACAGAGGAATTTATATTCTTCGCCATCGACACTGTAGAGATCGATCTGCGCCGGCAGGTTGGTACCGGTATTAACCTCTTTGTACATATCCAGCGCCGCGTTTTGCGAATAGCGCAGATTGTCCTCGATATAGGTGTTATACACGCCGCGAGCCAGCGCCGCTTCATCACCTCCGCCAGTCCAGACCCGTTGGCCTTTTTTGCCGACAATAATGGCCGTACCGGTATCCTGGCAGGTGGGCAACACGCCCTTGGCCGCGATATCGGAGTTTCGCAGAAATTGCAGCGCGACATATTTGTCGTTCTCACTGGCCTGCGGATCGCGCAGAATATCCGCCACCTGCTGCTGATGCGCGGGACGTAGCATAAAAGACGCATCGTGGAAGGCCTGACGCGCCAACAACGTTAGCGCTTCCGGCGCGACTTTCAGGATCTCTTGTCCTTCAAATTCGGCGACGGAAACATGTTCGCTGGTCAACAAGTAGTACTCGGTAGCGTCCTTTTTAAGGGGAAAAGGGTCTTGATAAAAGAAGGGTTTGTTTGACATTGTGCTCTCACTTACCGCTCGGTATGGTTATTCTCTGGGCAGGTGTTCCATTGCCCGACTAAAAGCGAGTTACACTATCCTACACAATTTTTTAACAAAAACTGAGACAAGTACGACTTTTTACGCCCGGAGGTTACTTCATGCGGGTTTCTTGGTTTAATACCTCCCATTGATTTCCACTTTGAAACAGGGCTTGATAATGCAAAAACTCATTAACTCAGTGCAAAACTATGCCTGGGGAAGTAAAACTGCGTTAACGGAACTTTATGGCATAGCAAATCCGCAGCAGCAGCCAATGGCTGAACTCTGGATGGGCGCGCATCCCAAAAGCAGCTCGCGAATCACCACCGCCAACGGCGAAACCGTCTCCCTGCGTAACGCCATCGAAAATAATAAAACCGCCCTGCTGGGCGAAGCGGTCGCCAACCGTTTCGGCGAACTGCCGTTTCTGTTTAAAGTACTGTGCGCCGCGCAGCCGCTCTCTATTCAGGTGCACCCGAATAAGCGCAACTCCGAAATAGGTTTCGCCAAAGAAAATGCGGCGGGTATACCAATGGATGCCGCAGAGCGGAACTATAAAGATCCTAACCATAAACCAGAGCTGGTTTTTGCCCTGACGCCTTTCCTGGCGATGAACGCGTTCCGCGAATTTTCTGATATGGTCTCTTTACTGCAACCTATCGCCGGCGCGCATTCCGCTATCGCCCACTTTTTGCAGGCGCCTAACGCTGAACGTCTAAGCCAGCTTTTCGCCAGCCTGTTGAATATGCAAGGCGAAGAAAAATCCCGCGCGTTAGCCGTACTAAAAGCGGCGCTTAACAGCCAGCAAGGCGAACCGTGGCAAACGATCCGCGTGATTTCAGAGTATTATCCTGACGACAGCGGGCTTTTCTCTCCTTTGTTGCTGAATGTGGTCAAACTGAATCCCGGCGAGGCGATGTTCCTGTTTGCCGAAACACCTCACGCTTATCTGCAGGGCGTTGCGCTGGAAGTCATGGCGAACTCCGATAACGTTCTGCGCGCCGGCCTTACGCCAAAATATATCGACATCCCTGAGCTGGTCGCGAACGTGAAGTTCGAACCTAAACCAGCCAGCGAGTTGCTGACTGCCCCGGTGAAAAGCGGCGCGGAGCTGGACTTCCCAATTCCGGTTGACGATTTTGCCTTTTCACTGCACGACCTGGCGCTTCAGGAGACGAGCATCGGCCAACACAGCGCAGCGATTCTGTTCTGCGTTGAGGGTGAGGCGGTGTTACGTAAAGATGAACAGCGTCTGGTACTTAAGCCGGGTGAGTCTGCCTTTATCGGCGCGGATGAGTCTCCGATTAGCGCCAGCGGCACAGGCCGTTTAGCGCGTGTTTATAACAAGCTGTAGCAACATACTGAATTTTTTAACAACTCTTGCTAAGCTTGTAAAAGACGTAAAACGCCTCCAGGCGGTTTAATCCGCCTGGTTTCATTTTTATGGACAATTGATATGAAAAAAACACTGGTAGCTGCAGGTGTAGTAATTGCACTTGGCATCGTCTGGACAGGCGGTGCCTGGTATACGGGGAAAAAGCTGGAGAGCCATCTTTCAGAAATGGTGACTCAGGCCAATGAACAGCTCAAGCGTACTGCGCCGGAGGCCGGTGTTGAATTAAGTTATCAAAACTACCAGCGCGGCGTGTTCAGTAGCCATCTGCAACTGGTTGTCAAACCGGTTGCCGACGCAGACAATACCTGGTTGAAGCCCGGGCAAAGCATTGTGCTGGACGAGTCCGTTTCACATGGCCCCTTCCCGCTCGCACAGCTCAAAACGCTCAATCTGATCCCTTCTATGGCGTCGGTAAAAACCACGCTGGTGAATAACGATGCGGCAAAACCACTCTTTGATATCGCGAAAGGCGACGCGCCCTTTGTCATCAATACCCGCATTGGTTAT
Proteins encoded in this window:
- the fumA gene encoding fumarase A, whose product is MSNKPFFYQDPFPLKKDATEYYLLTSEHVSVAEFEGQEILKVAPEALTLLARQAFHDASFMLRPAHQQQVADILRDPQASENDKYVALQFLRNSDIAAKGVLPTCQDTGTAIIVGKKGQRVWTGGGDEAALARGVYNTYIEDNLRYSQNAALDMYKEVNTGTNLPAQIDLYSVDGEEYKFLCIAKGGGSANKTYLYQETKALLTPGKLKNYLVDKMRTLGTAACPPYHIAFVIGGTSAEANLKTVKLSSAKYYDALPTEGNEHGQAFRDIELEKALLLEAQNLGLGAQFGGKYFAHDIRVIRLPRHGASCPVGMGVSCSADRNIKAKINREGIWIEKLERNPGQYIPQALRQAGEGEAVRVDLNRPMSEILQQLSQYPVSTRLSLNGTIIVGRDIAHAKLKERMDRGEGLPQYIKDHPIYYAGPAKTPEGYASGSLGPTTAGRMDSYVDQLQSQGGSMIMLAKGNRSQQVTDACKKHGGFYLGSIGGPAAVLAQGSIKRLECVEYPELGMEAIWKIEVEDFPAFILVDDKGNDFFQQIQTSQCARCVK
- the fumC gene encoding fumarate hydratase; amino-acid sequence: MVTVRREKDSMGAIEVPADKLWGAQTQRSLEHFRISTEKMPVSLIHALALTKRAAAKVNQDLGLLAVEKANAIIQAADEVLAGKHADEFPLAIWQTGSGTQSNMNMNEVLANRASEILGGVRGMERKVHPNDDVNKSQSSNDVFPTAMHVAALLALREHLIPQLSALTDTLRDKSHAFADIVKIGRTHLQDATPLTLGQEISGWVAMLEHNLRHIEHSVPHVAELALGGTAVGTGLNTHPEYARRVAEELATITAAPFVTAPNKFEALATCDALVQAHGALKGLAASLMKIANDVRWLASGPRCGIGEIAIPENEPGSSIMPGKVNPTQCEAVTMLCCQVMGNDVAINMGGASGNFELNVYRPMVIHNFLQTVRLLADGMESFNKHCASGIEPNRERITQLLNESLMLVTALNTHIGYDKAAEIAKKAHKEGLTLKASAVALGYLSDAEFDAWVRPELMVGSMTPGH
- the manA gene encoding mannose-6-phosphate isomerase, whose product is MQKLINSVQNYAWGSKTALTELYGIANPQQQPMAELWMGAHPKSSSRITTANGETVSLRNAIENNKTALLGEAVANRFGELPFLFKVLCAAQPLSIQVHPNKRNSEIGFAKENAAGIPMDAAERNYKDPNHKPELVFALTPFLAMNAFREFSDMVSLLQPIAGAHSAIAHFLQAPNAERLSQLFASLLNMQGEEKSRALAVLKAALNSQQGEPWQTIRVISEYYPDDSGLFSPLLLNVVKLNPGEAMFLFAETPHAYLQGVALEVMANSDNVLRAGLTPKYIDIPELVANVKFEPKPASELLTAPVKSGAELDFPIPVDDFAFSLHDLALQETSIGQHSAAILFCVEGEAVLRKDEQRLVLKPGESAFIGADESPISASGTGRLARVYNKL